Proteins from one Acidobacteriota bacterium genomic window:
- a CDS encoding APC family permease, with the protein MASASSPSRIQPTRVVVATTALLSFISLWRAAAIVLGDLGSSAFYAGGIAEQAVGRAAPWFVLGVMLFSYCVRAIYLESSIMFVRGGVYRVVKEAMGGTMAKLSVSALLFDYVLTGPISAVSAGLYMIGLAGEVLAWFGVALPLPKDMLAAGFAMLVILYFWWRNTHGLHESSGDALRIIQITTVMVVILLFWSVVTLFMRGGHLPPPLVQEHFRFTDDALGWLKDTRFPAITAVALLIGFGHSFLAMSGYESLAQVYREIESPKALNLRKAALVVFVYSVVLTVSVSFLATALIPDEVRPQYYDNMISGIAMHLVGPHSLRLLFQAFVVIVGFLILAGGVNTSIVGSNAVLNRVSEDGVLPQWFRHPHQRYGTTHRFLNLILCLQLLTVVLSGGHIYILGEAYAFGVIWSFTLQAVALVVLRYTSPGAREWRVPINLKIGSIELPIGLTAITMGLFSVAMVNLFTKRVATISGIAFTLVLYVAFVVSERATARRRAGEDHKLDQFQLQPSADVSREDLAVRPGSVLVPVRDPNTLTHLKWVINGPDNAARDIVVMTVRLLQGPNTGYRDFDSARLFKDYEQTLFTKVVAIAEREGRPVKLLVVPSTNAGDAIIQTAARLQSTEIVVGESGKFNAAQLAQMVGESWDRVEKDKNFRARLVVCRRDRSIETFQLGPHAPPLTPEDVELIHTLWLDAVAKYGLDVHHRDVVRTALEDLAGDMSGAARERAMTLVGQYLAGRAGPPPAENQIEPPPRI; encoded by the coding sequence ATGGCGTCCGCGTCGAGCCCGTCCCGAATTCAGCCCACCCGTGTCGTCGTCGCGACGACGGCCCTGCTCTCGTTCATCTCCTTGTGGCGCGCCGCGGCGATCGTGCTGGGCGACCTGGGGTCGTCGGCCTTCTACGCCGGCGGTATCGCGGAGCAGGCGGTCGGGAGAGCGGCGCCGTGGTTTGTCCTCGGCGTGATGCTGTTCTCCTACTGCGTTCGGGCGATCTACCTCGAAAGCTCGATCATGTTCGTCCGTGGCGGCGTGTACCGCGTCGTCAAGGAAGCCATGGGCGGCACCATGGCCAAGCTGTCCGTCTCGGCGCTGTTGTTTGACTACGTCCTCACGGGTCCGATCAGCGCCGTGTCGGCCGGCCTTTACATGATCGGCCTGGCGGGTGAAGTGCTCGCCTGGTTCGGCGTGGCCTTGCCGCTCCCCAAGGACATGCTCGCGGCCGGGTTCGCGATGCTGGTGATCCTGTACTTCTGGTGGCGCAATACCCACGGCCTCCACGAGTCGAGCGGCGACGCGCTCAGGATCATTCAGATCACGACGGTGATGGTCGTCATCCTGCTGTTCTGGTCGGTCGTCACCTTGTTCATGCGCGGCGGCCACCTGCCGCCGCCGCTCGTTCAGGAGCACTTCAGATTCACCGACGATGCGCTTGGGTGGCTGAAAGACACACGGTTTCCCGCCATTACCGCTGTGGCACTGCTCATCGGCTTCGGGCACTCGTTTCTCGCGATGAGCGGCTATGAGTCGCTGGCCCAGGTGTACCGGGAGATCGAATCGCCGAAAGCCCTGAATCTTCGCAAGGCCGCGCTGGTGGTGTTCGTCTACAGCGTCGTCCTCACCGTGTCAGTCAGCTTCCTCGCGACCGCGCTGATTCCGGATGAGGTCCGGCCGCAGTACTACGACAACATGATCTCCGGCATCGCGATGCACCTGGTCGGGCCTCACAGCCTGCGATTGCTCTTCCAGGCATTCGTCGTGATCGTCGGATTCCTGATTCTCGCGGGCGGCGTCAACACGTCCATCGTCGGATCGAACGCGGTCCTGAACCGCGTGTCGGAAGACGGCGTGCTGCCCCAGTGGTTCCGGCACCCGCATCAGCGGTACGGCACGACGCACCGATTTCTCAACCTCATTCTCTGTCTGCAGTTGCTTACCGTCGTCCTGAGCGGCGGGCACATCTACATCCTGGGCGAAGCGTACGCGTTCGGCGTCATCTGGAGCTTCACGCTGCAGGCGGTGGCGCTGGTCGTCCTGCGATATACATCCCCGGGTGCGCGCGAGTGGCGGGTGCCGATCAATCTCAAGATCGGATCGATCGAGTTGCCGATCGGTCTGACCGCGATCACGATGGGGCTGTTTTCCGTCGCCATGGTCAATCTGTTCACCAAGCGGGTTGCGACCATCTCCGGAATCGCCTTCACGCTCGTGCTGTACGTAGCGTTCGTGGTGTCGGAGCGGGCGACCGCCAGGCGGCGCGCGGGTGAGGATCACAAGCTCGATCAGTTCCAGTTGCAGCCGTCAGCGGATGTGAGTCGGGAGGATCTGGCCGTGCGGCCCGGCAGCGTCCTGGTCCCGGTGCGCGATCCGAACACGCTGACGCACTTGAAGTGGGTGATAAACGGCCCCGACAACGCCGCGCGCGACATCGTCGTGATGACCGTGCGGCTGCTGCAGGGCCCCAACACCGGGTACCGCGACTTCGACAGCGCGCGGCTGTTCAAGGATTACGAGCAGACGCTGTTCACCAAGGTGGTGGCCATTGCCGAGCGCGAAGGCCGTCCGGTCAAACTGCTCGTGGTGCCGTCCACCAATGCCGGCGACGCGATCATCCAGACCGCAGCGCGTCTCCAGTCCACGGAAATCGTGGTGGGCGAGTCGGGCAAGTTCAATGCCGCACAACTCGCGCAGATGGTGGGGGAGTCGTGGGACCGCGTCGAGAAAGACAAGAACTTCAGGGCCCGGCTGGTCGTCTGCAGGCGCGATCGTTCGATTGAGACGTTTCAGCTGGGTCCACACGCGCCGCCGCTCACTCCGGAGGATGTCGAACTGATCCACACATTGTGGCTGGATGCGGTGGCCAAGTACGGCCTGGACGTCCACCACCGGGACGTCGTGCGAACCGCGCTGGAGGATCTCGCCGGCGACATGTCCGGCGCGGCGCGCGAACGGGCGATGACGCTGGTGGGGCAGTACCTGGCCGGCCGGGCTGGCCCGCCGCCCGCGGAGAACCAGATCGAGCCGCCGCCGCGCATATGA
- a CDS encoding ATP-dependent RecD-like DNA helicase has protein sequence MTNAPHRGRLPFGSQRRSTPRDTQGLDPTSVAGTVERVTFHNPDNGFCVIRIAVPGRREPLTVVGHVASISAGEEIRAVGEWTNDLMHGLQFKAASLHTAPPTSLDGIERYLGSGMIRGVGPHFARRLVETFGARVFDVIDGQPHRLRDVAGIGPARAAQIIDAWSGQKIIRDIMVFLYANGVGTSRAVRIYKTYGADAIARITENPYRLAREIRGIGFLTADALARKLGIEPTAMIRVRAGISHALAQALDESQCGLPREDLLARAGKLLEVPAELVQQALEAELAEGTVVADTAEGRDCVFLAWLHTLERQIAGRLRMLAAQRPAWPAIDTTKALDWVEKRLSLTLADRQREAVAQAVNTNILVVTGGPGVGKTTIVRAMVEILKAKRLNVALCAPTGRAAKRLTEVTGVEARTIHRMLEVNPANGQFRRGPQSPVACDVMVVDETSMVDVPLMHALVRALPDRASLVLVGDIDQLPSVGPGNVLGDIIGSGAVPVVRLDEVFRQAAQSRIIVNAHRVNHGEMPELDNSPESASDFYFVEAETPEDCAARIIHIVSERIPQRFGLHPVRDVQVLCPMNRGACGARSLNLELQRVLNPARGVTVERFGSTFAVGDKVMQIENDYDKDVYNGDIGFVHAIDEATSDLTIDFDGRRVVYTTADLDQIVLAYATTVHKAQGCEYPAVVMPVSTQHYPLLQRNLIYTGLTRGKKLVVLVGQRKALAIAVKGTRTVKRWSKLRDWLVT, from the coding sequence ATGACGAACGCACCGCATCGCGGCCGCCTCCCGTTCGGCTCTCAACGCCGTAGCACGCCCCGCGACACCCAGGGGCTCGACCCAACCAGCGTGGCCGGCACGGTCGAGCGCGTCACATTCCACAATCCGGACAACGGCTTCTGCGTGATTCGAATTGCGGTGCCCGGCCGGCGTGAGCCGCTGACGGTGGTCGGCCACGTCGCGTCGATATCCGCGGGTGAGGAGATTCGCGCCGTCGGCGAATGGACCAACGACCTGATGCACGGCCTGCAGTTCAAGGCCGCCTCGCTGCACACCGCGCCGCCGACCAGCCTCGACGGCATCGAGCGCTATCTCGGGTCGGGGATGATCCGGGGCGTTGGCCCGCACTTCGCCAGGCGGCTCGTCGAGACGTTTGGCGCGCGCGTGTTCGACGTCATCGACGGGCAGCCGCACAGACTGAGGGACGTGGCGGGCATCGGGCCCGCCCGCGCGGCGCAGATCATCGACGCGTGGTCAGGGCAGAAGATCATCCGCGACATCATGGTGTTCCTCTACGCGAATGGCGTGGGCACCTCGCGCGCCGTCCGGATCTACAAGACGTACGGCGCCGACGCGATTGCGCGCATCACGGAGAATCCCTACAGGCTGGCGCGAGAGATCCGCGGCATCGGATTCCTGACCGCCGACGCGCTGGCGCGGAAGCTCGGCATCGAACCCACCGCCATGATCCGCGTTCGCGCCGGCATCAGCCACGCGCTGGCGCAGGCGCTCGACGAGAGCCAGTGCGGCCTGCCGCGCGAAGATCTCCTGGCGCGCGCGGGGAAACTGCTCGAGGTGCCGGCCGAACTCGTGCAGCAGGCGCTCGAGGCCGAACTGGCCGAGGGCACCGTTGTGGCCGACACCGCCGAAGGCCGCGACTGTGTCTTTCTCGCGTGGCTGCACACGCTCGAACGCCAGATCGCCGGCAGATTGCGAATGCTGGCCGCGCAGCGTCCAGCCTGGCCGGCCATCGACACGACCAAAGCGCTCGACTGGGTGGAGAAGCGACTCAGCCTGACGCTTGCCGATCGTCAGCGCGAGGCCGTCGCTCAGGCCGTCAACACCAACATCCTCGTTGTCACAGGCGGGCCAGGGGTGGGCAAGACAACCATCGTACGGGCCATGGTCGAGATCCTGAAAGCGAAGCGCCTGAACGTGGCACTCTGCGCACCAACCGGGCGCGCCGCCAAACGCCTGACCGAGGTGACCGGGGTCGAAGCCCGGACCATCCACCGCATGCTCGAGGTCAATCCGGCCAATGGCCAGTTCCGCCGGGGACCTCAGAGCCCCGTGGCCTGCGACGTGATGGTCGTGGACGAAACCTCGATGGTGGACGTGCCGCTGATGCACGCGCTCGTGCGGGCCCTGCCGGATCGGGCCTCGCTGGTGCTGGTCGGCGACATCGATCAGTTGCCGTCCGTCGGCCCGGGCAACGTGCTCGGCGACATCATCGGATCGGGCGCCGTCCCGGTCGTTCGCCTTGACGAGGTCTTTCGCCAGGCGGCCCAGAGCCGCATCATCGTCAACGCCCATCGCGTCAACCACGGCGAGATGCCCGAACTGGACAACAGTCCCGAGAGCGCGTCCGATTTCTATTTCGTGGAGGCGGAGACGCCCGAAGACTGCGCGGCCAGGATCATTCACATCGTATCCGAGCGCATCCCGCAACGATTCGGCCTGCACCCCGTCCGCGACGTTCAGGTCCTCTGCCCGATGAACCGGGGCGCGTGCGGCGCCCGATCGCTCAACCTGGAACTGCAGCGCGTGCTCAACCCCGCCCGGGGCGTCACGGTGGAACGCTTCGGATCGACCTTTGCGGTGGGCGACAAGGTGATGCAGATCGAGAACGACTACGACAAGGATGTCTATAACGGCGACATCGGGTTCGTGCACGCGATTGACGAAGCCACCAGCGACCTGACGATTGATTTCGACGGCAGACGTGTCGTCTACACGACCGCCGATCTCGACCAGATCGTGCTCGCCTACGCCACCACCGTCCACAAGGCACAGGGCTGCGAGTACCCGGCGGTCGTGATGCCGGTTTCGACACAGCACTATCCGTTGTTGCAGCGAAACCTGATCTACACCGGGCTCACGCGAGGGAAGAAGCTGGTGGTGCTGGTCGGCCAGCGCAAGGCGCTGGCCATTGCCGTGAAGGGCACACGGACGGTAAAGCGCTGGTCGAAGCTGCGCGACTGGCTGGTGACGTGA
- the bshA gene encoding N-acetyl-alpha-D-glucosaminyl L-malate synthase BshA, with the protein MRIGIICYASVGGSGVVATELGHALATIGHEVHLVSSEKPFRWRPDVPGLSFERVEVPSYPLFHEPQYLLALTNTLVRVSRERNLDILHAHYAVPHATAAYLAHQVAQAEMGSKAPRTVTTLHGTDITLVGSDPSFASVVAFSIEQSHGVTAVSESLRQDTIRTLGIKQDIRVIPNFLDCQLYRMTPNPELRASLLKNASAVVMHVSNFRPVKRVDRVLDVFVRIRECVNARLIMVGNGPDRAELERSIENQGLSEVVEFLGERHDLVSLLSAADLFLLPSAQESFGMAAMEAMACRTPVVASRVGGVPEVIEDGVTGFLCDADDTEGMAERAVALLTDPALHERIGVAGSIVVHTKFCEAAIVPEYEAFYREVLER; encoded by the coding sequence ATGAGAATCGGCATCATCTGTTACGCGTCGGTCGGCGGCAGTGGTGTCGTCGCCACCGAACTCGGCCACGCCCTTGCGACCATCGGCCACGAAGTGCACCTGGTCAGCAGCGAAAAGCCGTTCCGCTGGCGGCCGGACGTGCCGGGCCTCTCGTTCGAGCGTGTCGAGGTGCCGAGTTATCCGCTGTTCCACGAACCGCAGTACCTCCTCGCGCTCACGAACACACTGGTCCGCGTCTCGCGCGAACGAAATCTCGACATCCTGCACGCGCACTACGCGGTGCCGCACGCGACGGCGGCGTATCTGGCGCATCAGGTGGCACAAGCGGAGATGGGATCCAAGGCGCCGCGCACGGTCACGACGCTGCACGGCACGGACATTACACTGGTTGGCAGCGATCCATCGTTTGCCAGCGTCGTCGCGTTCTCAATCGAACAGTCGCACGGCGTGACCGCGGTGTCCGAGAGCCTGAGGCAGGACACGATTCGCACGCTCGGCATCAAACAGGACATTCGCGTCATCCCCAACTTCCTCGATTGCCAGCTCTACCGCATGACGCCGAATCCGGAATTGCGCGCGAGTCTGCTGAAGAACGCCAGTGCCGTGGTGATGCATGTCTCGAACTTCCGCCCGGTCAAACGCGTCGACCGAGTGCTGGACGTGTTCGTCCGAATCCGTGAGTGCGTGAACGCCCGCCTCATAATGGTCGGCAACGGTCCCGATCGCGCCGAACTCGAACGGTCGATCGAGAACCAGGGACTCTCCGAGGTGGTCGAGTTTCTGGGCGAACGGCACGATCTGGTCTCACTGCTGTCTGCGGCGGATCTCTTCCTGCTGCCGTCGGCCCAGGAGAGCTTCGGCATGGCCGCCATGGAGGCGATGGCGTGCCGGACGCCTGTCGTCGCCTCACGCGTGGGCGGCGTCCCCGAAGTGATCGAGGACGGCGTCACCGGCTTCCTGTGTGACGCTGACGACACGGAGGGGATGGCGGAACGGGCCGTCGCGCTTCTGACCGACCCTGCGCTGCACGAACGTATCGGCGTCGCCGGCTCGATTGTCGTCCACACGAAGTTCTGCGAAGCCGCGATCGTCCCGGAGTACGAGGCGTTCTATCGCGAGGTGCTCGAGCGCTGA